One segment of Streptomyces sp. NBC_01463 DNA contains the following:
- a CDS encoding NADP-dependent isocitrate dehydrogenase produces MTDSTIIYTHTDEAPALATYSFLPVVEAYASKAGVTVESRDISLAGRIIASFPDRLQENQRIEDALAELGALATTPGANIIKLPNISASIPQLKAAIAELQEQGYALPDYPDDPQSDEDKDVRARYDKVKGSAVNPVLREGNSDRRAPASVKNYAKTHPHRMGAWTADSKTNVATMGVDDFRSTEKSAVIAEPGSLRIELVGDDGTTTVLRESVPVLAGEVVDAAVMRVAALREFFTAQIARAKSEDVLFSVHLKATMMKVSDPIIFGHVVRAFFPNTFAKYGDVLAAAGLTPNDGLGGILKGLDSVPQVGAEIKASFEAELAEGPALAMVDSDKGITNLHVPSDVIVDASMPAMIRTSGHMWGPDGGEADTIAVLPDSSYAGVYQVVIDDCRANGAFDPSTMGSVPNVGLMAQKAEEYGSHDKTFEIPATGTVRVVDAAGNAVLEQTVGAGDIFRMCQTKDLPIQDWVKLAVTRARATGNPAVFWLDETRAHDAQLIAKVRTYLADHDTDGLQIEILTPEKATAFSLERIRRGEDTISVTGNVLRDYLTDLFPILELGTSAKMLSVVPLMNGGGLFETGAGGSAPKHVQQLVKEDYLRWDSLGEFLALAVSFEHLAQTTDNARAQVLADTLDRATATFLNEDKSPSRRLGGIDNRGSHFYLSLYWAQELAQQTADAELAAAFAPLAKTLAEQEQTIVGELIAVQGKPADIGGYYQPDPAKAAAVMRPSATFNQAIASLA; encoded by the coding sequence GTGACTGACTCGACCATCATCTATACACACACCGACGAGGCCCCGGCCCTGGCGACGTATTCGTTCCTGCCCGTGGTCGAGGCATACGCCTCGAAGGCCGGGGTCACCGTGGAGAGCCGTGACATCTCCCTGGCGGGCCGGATCATCGCCAGCTTCCCCGACCGCCTCCAGGAGAACCAGCGCATCGAGGACGCGCTCGCCGAGCTCGGCGCGCTGGCCACCACTCCCGGCGCGAACATCATCAAGCTGCCGAACATCTCGGCCTCGATCCCGCAGCTGAAGGCCGCGATCGCCGAGCTCCAGGAGCAGGGCTACGCCCTCCCGGACTACCCGGACGACCCGCAGAGCGACGAGGACAAGGACGTCCGCGCGCGCTACGACAAGGTCAAGGGCAGTGCGGTCAACCCCGTCCTGCGTGAGGGCAACTCCGACCGCCGCGCCCCCGCGTCGGTCAAGAACTACGCCAAGACGCACCCGCACCGCATGGGCGCCTGGACGGCCGACTCGAAGACGAACGTCGCGACCATGGGTGTCGACGACTTCCGTTCCACCGAGAAGTCCGCCGTGATCGCCGAGCCCGGCTCGCTGCGCATCGAGCTGGTGGGCGACGACGGCACCACCACCGTGCTGCGTGAGTCGGTACCCGTGCTCGCCGGCGAGGTCGTCGACGCCGCCGTCATGCGCGTCGCCGCGCTGCGCGAGTTCTTCACCGCGCAGATCGCCCGGGCCAAGTCCGAGGACGTCCTGTTCTCCGTGCACCTCAAGGCCACGATGATGAAGGTCTCCGACCCGATCATCTTCGGCCACGTGGTCCGCGCCTTCTTCCCGAACACCTTCGCCAAGTACGGCGACGTCCTCGCCGCCGCGGGCCTGACCCCGAACGACGGCCTCGGCGGGATCCTCAAGGGCCTCGACTCGGTTCCCCAGGTGGGCGCCGAGATCAAGGCGTCCTTCGAGGCCGAGCTCGCCGAGGGCCCCGCCCTGGCGATGGTCGACTCCGACAAGGGCATCACCAACCTGCACGTCCCCAGCGACGTCATCGTCGACGCCTCGATGCCGGCCATGATCCGCACCTCCGGCCACATGTGGGGCCCGGACGGTGGCGAGGCCGACACCATCGCCGTCCTGCCGGACAGCAGCTACGCGGGTGTCTACCAGGTCGTGATCGACGACTGCCGTGCGAACGGCGCCTTCGACCCGTCGACCATGGGCTCGGTGCCCAACGTCGGTCTGATGGCGCAGAAGGCCGAGGAGTACGGCAGCCACGACAAGACCTTCGAGATCCCCGCCACCGGCACCGTGCGCGTCGTCGACGCCGCGGGCAACGCCGTGCTGGAGCAGACCGTGGGCGCCGGTGACATCTTCCGGATGTGCCAGACCAAGGACCTGCCGATCCAGGACTGGGTCAAGCTCGCCGTCACCCGCGCCCGCGCGACCGGGAACCCGGCCGTGTTCTGGCTCGACGAGACCCGCGCCCACGACGCGCAGCTGATCGCCAAGGTCAGGACCTACCTGGCGGACCACGACACCGACGGTCTCCAGATCGAGATCCTGACCCCGGAGAAGGCCACCGCCTTCTCGCTGGAGCGCATCCGGCGCGGTGAGGACACCATCTCGGTGACCGGCAACGTGCTGCGTGACTACCTCACCGACCTGTTCCCGATCCTGGAACTCGGCACCAGTGCGAAGATGCTCTCCGTCGTGCCGCTGATGAACGGTGGCGGTCTGTTCGAGACGGGCGCCGGCGGCTCCGCGCCCAAGCACGTCCAGCAGCTCGTCAAGGAGGACTACCTCCGCTGGGACAGCCTGGGCGAGTTCCTCGCCCTCGCGGTCAGCTTCGAGCACCTCGCGCAGACCACGGACAACGCCCGCGCCCAGGTCCTCGCGGACACCCTGGACCGGGCCACGGCCACGTTCCTGAACGAGGACAAGTCGCCGAGCCGCCGCCTCGGTGGCATCGACAACCGCGGCAGCCACTTCTACCTGTCGCTGTACTGGGCCCAGGAGCTGGCGCAGCAGACCGCCGACGCCGAGCTCGCCGCGGCGTTCGCCCCGCTCGCCAAGACGCTGGCCGAGCAGGAGCAGACCATCGTCGGCGAACTGATCGCGGTCCAGGGCAAGCCCGCCGACATCGGCGGCTACTACCAGCCCGACCCGGCCAAGGCCGCCGCCGTCATGCGCCCCTCGGCGACGTTCAACCAGGCGATCGCGAGCCTCGCCTGA
- a CDS encoding glutathione S-transferase C-terminal domain-containing protein, giving the protein MNDPDGTAQDGNSAYGHKPFKRSRSHFADRITADGRDGWPVEADRYRLVVSRACPWASRALVSRRLLGLESALSLAVADPLQDDRSWRFTLDPDGRDPVLGIHYLSEAYDAREEGYPGGVSVPAVVDVPSGRLVTNDYQQITLDLATEWTALHRPGAPDLYPEPLREEIDEVMEGIYRDVNNGVYRAGFADGQATYEDAYETLFRRLDLVADRLADRRYLVGDTITEADIRLFTTLVRFDAVYHGHFKCNRSKLAEDPVLWAYTRDLYQTPGFGDTVDFHHIKQHYYRVHTGINPTGIVPVGPDPSGWLTPHHREQLGGRPFGDGTPPGPVPADEAVPPRHRP; this is encoded by the coding sequence ATGAACGACCCCGACGGCACCGCCCAGGACGGCAACAGCGCGTACGGGCACAAGCCCTTCAAACGGTCCCGGAGCCACTTCGCCGACCGGATCACCGCCGACGGCCGCGACGGCTGGCCCGTCGAGGCGGACCGCTACCGCCTCGTCGTCAGCCGCGCCTGCCCCTGGGCGAGCCGGGCCCTGGTCTCCCGCAGACTGCTCGGCCTGGAGAGCGCCCTCTCGCTCGCCGTCGCCGACCCGCTGCAGGACGACCGCAGCTGGCGCTTCACCCTGGACCCGGACGGCCGCGACCCGGTGCTCGGCATCCACTACCTGAGCGAGGCGTACGACGCGCGGGAGGAGGGCTACCCGGGCGGCGTCAGCGTCCCGGCGGTCGTCGACGTACCCAGCGGCCGCCTCGTCACCAACGACTACCAGCAGATCACCCTGGACCTCGCCACCGAATGGACCGCGCTGCACCGCCCCGGGGCACCCGACCTCTACCCGGAGCCGCTGCGCGAGGAGATCGACGAGGTCATGGAAGGGATCTACCGGGACGTCAACAACGGCGTCTACCGGGCGGGGTTCGCGGACGGCCAGGCGACGTACGAAGACGCCTACGAGACGCTCTTCCGCCGGCTCGACCTGGTGGCGGACCGGCTCGCGGACCGGCGGTACCTGGTCGGCGACACGATCACCGAGGCCGACATCCGGCTCTTCACCACGCTGGTGCGCTTCGACGCCGTCTACCACGGCCACTTCAAGTGCAACCGCTCGAAACTGGCCGAGGACCCGGTGCTGTGGGCCTACACCAGGGACCTCTACCAGACCCCCGGCTTCGGCGACACCGTCGACTTCCACCACATCAAGCAGCACTACTACCGGGTCCACACGGGCATCAACCCCACCGGCATCGTGCCCGTCGGACCCGATCCGTCGGGGTGGCTCACCCCGCACCACCGGGAGCAGCTGGGCGGCCGGCCGTTCGGTGACGGCACCCCGCCGGGACCCGTGCCGGCGGACGAGGCGGTACCCCCGCGGCACCGGCCCTGA
- a CDS encoding helix-turn-helix transcriptional regulator, translated as MQSYTVGQAARLLGVSPDTARRWADAGRVATHREEGGRRLIDGRDLAAFCVEVAQNEPGEEDTSYTSARNAFAGIVTAVKLGDVAAQVEIQAGPHRLVSLLTREAVEELGLEVGMQATARVKSTSVHIDRV; from the coding sequence ATGCAGTCCTACACCGTCGGTCAGGCCGCCCGTCTGCTGGGCGTCAGCCCGGACACCGCACGCCGCTGGGCGGACGCCGGGCGCGTCGCCACCCATCGCGAGGAGGGCGGGCGCCGGCTCATCGACGGCCGCGATCTCGCCGCGTTCTGCGTCGAGGTGGCGCAGAACGAGCCCGGCGAGGAGGACACCTCGTACACCTCCGCCCGCAACGCCTTCGCGGGCATCGTCACCGCCGTCAAGCTCGGGGACGTGGCGGCGCAGGTGGAGATCCAGGCCGGCCCGCACCGGCTGGTCTCGCTGCTGACCCGGGAGGCCGTCGAGGAGCTGGGCCTTGAGGTCGGCATGCAGGCGACCGCCCGGGTGAAGTCGACCAGCGTCCACATCGACCGCGTCTGA
- a CDS encoding MFS transporter, whose protein sequence is MAESAAHRGDAGWGAGSATGPDTPDPRRWRALAVCLVAGFMTLLDVSIVNVALPSIREGLHTPESDLQWVLSGYALAFGLFLIPAGRLGDARGRREVFMTGLVLFTLSSAACGAAQSSTWLVIARLVQGLAGGLLSPQISALIQQMFSGRERGRAFGMFGTVVGISTAVGPLLGGLLIQAAGAEEGWRWVFYVNLPLGLVCLLLARRLLPDTPSAGPVRLRDLDPLGILLLGAGVLALLLPFVQAHQWPGNGKWLLLVVAVALLAAFVGWESRCGRRGTQPVVDLSLFRVRSYWLGCLLILLYFAGFTSIFFITTLYLQSGLHYTALQAGLSITPFALGSAVAAGPGGRLVGRYGRPLVVIGLATVAVGLAGTALAVHLVPGRGAGWAMAAPLLLAGLGSGLVIAPNQTLTLSQVPVATAGSAGGTLQTGQRVGSAIGIAAVGSVFFAQVGSAAWSTAYDHGLVVSVAFVLAGLVVALADVGGARRGRSRTEQSAPSPADRKETR, encoded by the coding sequence ATGGCAGAGAGCGCGGCGCACCGGGGTGACGCGGGGTGGGGGGCGGGTTCCGCCACCGGTCCGGACACCCCCGACCCCCGGCGGTGGCGGGCACTCGCCGTCTGCCTGGTCGCGGGCTTCATGACACTCCTGGACGTGTCGATCGTCAACGTAGCCCTTCCGTCCATCCGGGAAGGGCTGCACACCCCGGAGTCCGACCTCCAATGGGTGCTCTCGGGGTACGCGCTCGCCTTCGGTCTCTTCCTGATCCCCGCCGGACGCCTCGGCGACGCCCGGGGGCGCCGCGAGGTCTTCATGACCGGGCTGGTGCTCTTCACCCTGTCGTCCGCGGCCTGCGGCGCCGCCCAGTCCAGCACCTGGCTGGTGATCGCCCGGCTGGTCCAGGGGCTGGCCGGCGGTCTCCTCTCGCCGCAGATCTCCGCCCTCATCCAGCAGATGTTCTCCGGCCGGGAACGCGGCCGGGCGTTCGGCATGTTCGGCACGGTGGTCGGCATCTCCACCGCGGTCGGCCCCCTGCTGGGCGGTCTGCTCATCCAGGCGGCCGGCGCCGAGGAGGGCTGGCGCTGGGTGTTCTACGTGAACCTGCCGCTCGGCCTCGTCTGCCTCCTGCTGGCCCGCCGGCTGCTGCCCGACACGCCGTCGGCCGGCCCGGTGCGGCTGCGGGACCTCGACCCCCTCGGCATCCTGCTGCTGGGCGCGGGCGTCCTCGCCCTGCTGCTGCCGTTCGTCCAGGCCCACCAGTGGCCGGGCAACGGGAAGTGGCTGCTGCTGGTGGTCGCCGTCGCGCTGCTCGCCGCGTTCGTCGGCTGGGAGTCCCGGTGCGGCCGGCGCGGCACACAGCCGGTCGTCGACCTGTCGCTCTTCCGCGTCCGCTCCTACTGGCTGGGCTGTCTGCTGATCCTGCTGTACTTCGCCGGATTCACCTCGATCTTCTTCATCACCACGCTCTACCTGCAGAGCGGGCTGCACTACACCGCCCTGCAGGCAGGGCTGTCGATCACCCCGTTCGCCCTCGGCTCCGCCGTCGCCGCCGGACCCGGCGGCCGGCTGGTCGGCCGGTACGGGCGGCCCCTCGTCGTCATCGGACTGGCCACCGTCGCGGTGGGCCTGGCCGGCACCGCCCTCGCCGTCCACCTGGTGCCCGGCCGGGGCGCCGGCTGGGCGATGGCCGCCCCGCTGCTCCTCGCCGGACTGGGCAGCGGCCTGGTCATCGCCCCCAACCAGACCCTGACCCTCTCGCAGGTGCCGGTGGCCACCGCGGGCAGCGCCGGCGGCACGCTGCAGACCGGCCAGCGCGTCGGCTCCGCGATCGGGATCGCCGCCGTCGGCTCGGTGTTCTTCGCCCAGGTGGGCTCCGCCGCCTGGTCCACCGCCTACGACCACGGCCTCGTCGTCTCCGTCGCCTTCGTCCTCGCCGGACTCGTCGTGGCGCTGGCCGACGTGGGAGGGGCCCGGCGGGGCAGAAGCCGTACGGAACAGTCCGCACCCTCCCCGGCCGACCGCAAGGAGACGCGATGA
- a CDS encoding tetratricopeptide repeat protein, whose protein sequence is MTTDSEHDEALAQAVRLRELRTPEAHERLLRLAADHPGHGGIAYQTAWSHDRLGLEAQAVPFYERALEGAGLPAGSRHGGFLGLGSTLRVLGRYEEAHAVLRRGLAEYPDDAALRTFLAMTLYNLGEAREAVSTLLKVTAATSADDRMREYVPAVEYYADHLDETE, encoded by the coding sequence ATGACCACGGACAGCGAGCACGACGAGGCACTGGCACAGGCGGTACGGCTGCGCGAGCTGCGGACGCCCGAGGCGCACGAGCGGCTGCTGCGCCTGGCCGCCGACCATCCCGGCCACGGCGGGATCGCCTATCAGACCGCGTGGTCGCACGACCGGCTCGGCCTGGAGGCGCAGGCCGTGCCGTTCTACGAGCGTGCGCTGGAGGGCGCGGGCCTCCCGGCCGGGAGCCGGCACGGGGGCTTCCTGGGGCTCGGCAGCACCTTGCGGGTGCTGGGCCGGTACGAGGAGGCGCACGCCGTGCTGCGCCGGGGCCTCGCGGAGTACCCCGACGACGCCGCGCTGCGGACCTTCCTCGCCATGACGCTGTACAACCTCGGCGAGGCGCGGGAGGCCGTGAGCACGCTGCTGAAGGTGACCGCCGCCACCTCGGCGGACGACCGGATGCGCGAGTACGTCCCGGCGGTCGAGTACTACGCCGACCATCTGGACGAGACGGAGTAG
- a CDS encoding NAD(P)-binding domain-containing protein, protein MTTTADLPVVVIGAGPAGLAAAAHLVGRGIEPLVLEAGPTAATAVRGWSHVRLFSTWSELTDPAAEKLLAPAGWVRPAADTYPTGGEWAGGYLQPLADVLGARVRYGTTVTGVSRLGRDRIVDADRERQPFTLRVTRADGTEERILARAVIDASGTWSTPAPIGADGLPALGERAASARISYRVPDLADPAVRARYAGKRTAVIGSGASAFTALATLAGLAKDEPGTHSVWILRRGISGSTFGGGSADQLPARGALGLAAKAAVDDGYADAVTGFRTEAVEPADGGRLALVGEDGRRLDPVDELIVLTGLRPDLSFLSELRLALDERLQAPVELAPLIDPNQHSCGTVYPHGHRELSHPEQGLYLVGMKSYGRAPTFLAMTGYEQVRSVTAALAGDTDAADRVELTLPETGVCGGAGLFDDPAAGQDGAGGCCGT, encoded by the coding sequence ATGACCACCACTGCAGACCTTCCGGTCGTCGTCATCGGCGCCGGCCCCGCCGGGCTTGCCGCAGCCGCCCACCTCGTCGGGCGCGGCATCGAGCCCCTGGTCCTGGAGGCCGGGCCCACGGCCGCGACCGCGGTGCGAGGCTGGTCGCACGTGCGGCTGTTCTCGACCTGGAGCGAGCTGACGGACCCGGCCGCCGAGAAGCTCCTGGCGCCCGCCGGCTGGGTCCGGCCCGCCGCGGACACCTACCCCACCGGCGGGGAGTGGGCCGGGGGCTACCTCCAGCCGCTCGCCGACGTCCTCGGCGCCCGGGTCCGCTACGGCACGACGGTCACCGGCGTCTCCCGCCTCGGCCGGGACCGGATCGTCGACGCGGACCGCGAGCGGCAGCCCTTCACCCTCCGCGTCACGCGCGCCGACGGCACCGAGGAGCGCATCCTCGCCCGTGCGGTGATCGACGCGTCCGGCACCTGGTCCACCCCGGCCCCGATCGGCGCCGACGGCCTCCCCGCCCTCGGCGAACGCGCCGCCTCTGCCCGCATCTCCTACCGTGTCCCGGACCTCGCCGACCCGGCCGTCCGCGCCCGGTACGCCGGGAAGCGGACCGCCGTCATCGGCTCAGGAGCCTCCGCCTTCACGGCCCTGGCCACCCTCGCCGGCCTCGCGAAGGACGAGCCCGGCACCCACTCGGTGTGGATCCTCCGCCGCGGCATCAGCGGCTCCACCTTCGGCGGCGGAAGCGCCGACCAGCTTCCCGCGCGCGGCGCGCTGGGGCTGGCCGCCAAGGCCGCCGTCGACGACGGGTACGCCGACGCCGTCACCGGATTCCGCACCGAGGCCGTCGAGCCCGCCGACGGCGGCCGGCTGGCCCTCGTCGGTGAGGACGGCAGGCGCCTCGACCCGGTCGACGAGCTCATCGTCCTGACCGGTCTGCGCCCCGACCTGTCCTTCCTGTCCGAACTCCGCCTCGCCCTGGACGAACGCCTCCAGGCGCCGGTGGAGCTCGCCCCGCTCATCGACCCGAACCAGCACTCCTGCGGCACCGTCTACCCGCACGGCCACCGCGAGCTGTCCCACCCCGAGCAGGGCCTGTACCTCGTCGGCATGAAGTCCTACGGCCGTGCCCCGACCTTCCTCGCCATGACCGGCTACGAACAGGTCCGCTCGGTCACCGCCGCCCTCGCCGGCGACACCGACGCGGCCGACCGCGTCGAACTCACCCTCCCGGAGACCGGGGTCTGCGGCGGCGCCGGACTCTTCGACGACCCGGCCGCCGGGCAGGACGGGGCCGGAGGCTGCTGCGGAACCTGA